One Pyxicephalus adspersus chromosome 3, UCB_Pads_2.0, whole genome shotgun sequence genomic window carries:
- the LOC140327065 gene encoding E3 ubiquitin-protein ligase TRIM11-like, translating to MATAILKEELECSVCLNIFIDPVMLECGHNFCQICMNSVLDTQKGSVSYSCPECRQQFYERPELKKNIKLRNIVENFLSTQSDQEEPSALCPIHKKILEYYCSDDNMCVCVSWCLIGEHKSHKMESLEEASEKKKNKMRNVLKQLLTKKEKTEESVQNLHECRRKMEEKAANGTEEVISLFTDLRRKLKVLENRVLGEISGQTKLATHSMLDLILEMERKKEELSRKMHHIEELCKIMNPLTVLQEPDTGDVHDTEDEDNKGREKHDILLYDRGHLDMAAISQTLQTGLGNIFSGVNVKKNKEKLVHSHFTIGDIGDSIAALFPGVPQAAMQGTHCQSRKLSIQSYLKMWGLSKYTDILLDENTAGNDLCISDNKKIVSFSVFTQKYPEIQERFQSAQVLSTQSFSSGQHHWDVDVGRSQVWSIGMCYPSINRRGCHSDIGWNNNSWGLHKSWLKNQYSVLYDRKWILLPGKVFINRVRIYVDYEAGQISFYDLCDPVRHLHTFNATFAEPLHALLWVGGGFVKICKGNEDM from the coding sequence ATGGCGACTGCTATTTTAAAGGAAGAGCTAGAATGCTCCGTCTGTCTGAACATTTTTATAGATCCGGTGATGCTGGAATGTGGACACAACTTCTGCCAGATCTGCATGAATTCTGTGCTGGATACACAGAAAGGATCCGTAAGTTATTCCTGTCCTGAATGCAGACAGCAGTTTTATGAGCGCCCCGAACTGAAGAAGAACATAAAACTGCGTAACATAGTGGAGAATTTTCTGTCTACTCAGTCAGATCAGGAGGAGCCCAGTGCTCTTTGCCCCATCCACAAGAAGATACTGGAGTATTACTGCTCTGATGATAATATGTGTGTCTGCGTGTCCTGGTGTCTGATTGGAGAacacaaaagccataaaatggAATCGCTGGAGGAGgcctctgaaaagaaaaaaaataaaatgagaaatgttCTAAAACAACTactcacaaagaaagaaaaaacagaggaAAGTGTACAGAATCTGCATGAATGCAgaagaaaaatggaagaaaaagcaGCTAATGGCACAGAGGAAGTCATTTCCCTGTTTACAGATCTCAGGAGAAAGCTGAAAGTTCTGGAAAATAGAGTGCTGGGTGAGATTTCGGGGCAGACCAAGCTGGCGACCCACTCCATGTTGGATCTGATCCTGGAgatggaaagaaagaaggaagagctGTCTAGGAAGATGCATCATATTGAGGAGTTGTGTAAGATAATGAATCCGCTGACTGTCTTACAAGAACCAGATACAGGTGATGTTCATGATACTGAGGATGAAGATAATAAGGGCAGAGAGAAGCATGATATTCTCTTATATGACCGAGGACATCTGGATATGGCTGCCATTTCACAGACTTTACAAACAGGTTTAGGTAATATATTCTCAGGGgtaaatgtgaagaaaaataaagagaaattggTACATTCACATTTCACCATTGGGGACATAGGTGACAGCATTGCTGCACTATTCCCGGGAGTCCCTCAAGCAGCCATGCAAGGCACACACTGTCAGTCTAGGAAACTGAGTATTCAGTCTTACCTTAAAATGTGGGGACTGTCAAAATATACAGACATATTACTGGATGAAAACACAGCTGGGAATGATCTTTGTATATCAGATAATAAGAAAATTGTATCTTTCTCAGTTTTTACCCAGAAATACCCGGAAATACAAGAAAGATTTCAGTCTGCTCAGGTGTTAAGTACTCAGAGTTTTTCTTCAGGGCAACATCACTGGGATGTGGATGTGGGGAGATCCCAGGTTTGGAGTATTGGGATGTGTTACCCCAGTATAAACAGAAGAGGTTGTCACTCAGACATTGGTTGGAATAACAACTCATGGGGTTTACACAAATCATGGTTGAAAAACCAGTATTCTGTGCTATATGATAGGAAATGGATCCTGCTACCTGGCAAGGTCTTCATTAATAGAGTCAGGATATATGTGGATTATGAGGCTGGGCAGATCTCGTTCTATGACCTATGTGACCCGGTCAGGCACCTTCACACCTTTAATGCCACCTTTGCTGAGCCTCTTCATGCGCTATTATGGGTAGGGGGAGGTTTCGTAAAGATTTGTAAGGGAAATGAGGATATGTAA